A genomic window from Purpureocillium takamizusanense chromosome 2, complete sequence includes:
- the CUP5 gene encoding vacuolar ATPase V0 domain subunit c (COG:P~TransMembrane:4 (o12-34i55-76o88-113i125-151o)~EggNog:ENOG503P1TH), translating to MATELCPVYAPFFGAMGCTSAIVFTCLGASYGTAKSGVGIAAMGVLRPDLIVKNIVPVIMAGIIGIYGLVVSVLISDGLKQPLALYTGFIQFGAGLSVGLAGLAAGFAIGIVGDAGVRGTAQQPRLFVGMILILIFAEVLGLYGLIVALLMNSKATQNVTCN from the exons ATGGCCACTGAACTCTG CCCCGTCTACGCG CCCTTCTTTGGTGCAATGGGCTGCACCAGCGCTATTGTCTTCACTTGCTTGGGTGCCTCCTACGGTACCGCCAAGTCTGGTGTCGGCATTGCCGCCATGGGTGTTCTCCGCCCCGACCTTATCGTCAAGA ACATTGTTCCCGTCATTATGGCTGGTATCATTGGTATCTATGGCCTGGTCGTGTCAGTCCTGATCTCCGACGGTCTCAAGCAGCCGTTGGCGCTCTACACTGGCTTTATTCAGTTTGGTGCTGGCCTCTccgtcggcctggccggTCTGGCGGCAGGCTTTGCCATCGGCATTGTGGGTGATGCTGGTGTCCGAGGAacggcccagcagccgcgcctcttCGTCGGCATGATTCTGATTCTCATTTTCGCCGAAGTCCTTG GTCTGTACGGTCTCATTGTCGCCCTTCTCATGAACTCTAAGGCGACGCAAAACGTTACCTGCAACTAA
- the ERG4 gene encoding Delta(24(24(1)))-sterol reductase (COG:I~COG:T~EggNog:ENOG503NUCD~TransMembrane:8 (i139-161o204-225i246-265o271-295i328-348o354-372i393-417o429-445i)), whose product MSRYSLRQTPRKKELFDGMIETPTTSRRSSRRQSSFPPDVSDQDNDSSSAAETSIRSRSIRRRTTAKFSEHLDEEDEEQQEPVKPPPATNGHIEVTRGENGSAKEKSQVKAGVSVDPNVVDGWRPGQDPKKDYSGEFEFGGSLGTAFLMFFFPVLMWYMWIGATYYDGKFPTRTPGQTWPQFAAHLVHLVYTGAFPHVKAWAWYWSYLIFQGACYCLLPGVWGWGKPLPHANGKQLKYYCNAYVSLYFTLAILAVLHFTGIWKLYSALDEFGPLLSVAILSGFLVSIVAYVSAIYRGKQHRMTGHVIYDFFMGAELNPRMFGILDFKMFFEVRMPWYFLLILSLGAAARQYERYGYVSGEVWFLVMAHYLYANACAKGEELIITTWDMYYEKWGFMLIFWNLAGVPLSYCHCTIYLANHHPSEYHWNRFALALIFAAYLFWYWVWDSCNSQKNRFRAMEKGKLVFRKSFPQVPWQTLHNPKTIETPQGTILVDGWYGLARKIHYTADTWFAISWGLITGFKSPFPWFYPLFFVCMIAHRASRDITRCRTKYGEAWREYERRVPYLFIPYVI is encoded by the exons atgTCGAGATATTCGTTACGACAGACGCCTCG TAAGAAGGAACTCTTCGACGGCATGATCGAGACTCCGACTACGTCGCGACGCTCGTCGCGTCGCCAATCCTCCTTCCCGCCCGACGTCTCTGACCAGGACAACGactccagctcggccgccgagACGTCCATCCGCTCGCGATCGATCCGTCGGCGCACCACGGCCAAGTTTTccgagcacctcgacgaggaggacgaggagcagcaggagcctgtgaagccgccgcccgccaccaacGGCCACATCGAGGTGACTCGGGGAGAGAATGGCTCAGCCAAGGAAAAGTCACAAGTCAAGGCTGGCGTATCCGTCGACCCCAACGTGGTCgacggctggcggccgggACAGGACCCCAAAAAGGACTACTCTGGCGAGTTCGAGTTCGGCGGCTCCCTGGGCACCGCGTTCCTCATGTTCTTTTTCCCCGTCCTCATGTGGTATATGTGGATCGGCGCTACCTACTACGACGGCAAGTTCCCCACGCGAACGCCTGGCCAGACCTGGCCGCAGTTCGCTGCCCATCTCGTCCACCTCGTCTACACCGGCGCGTTCCCCCACGTCAAGGCCTGGGCCTGGTACTGGTCTTATCTCATCTTCCAGGGTGCCTGCTACTGCCTCCTGCCCGGCGTCTGGGGCTGGGGCAAGCCTCTGCCGCATGCGAACGGCAAGCAGCTCAAATACTACTGCAATGCCTACGTCAGTCTCTACTTCACTCTCGCCATCCTTGCCGTCCTGCACTTCACCGGCATCTGGAAGCTGTACAGTGCCCTTGACGAGTTCGGCCCTCTTTTGTCCGTTGCCATCCTGAGCGGCTTCCtcgtcagcatcgtcgcctaTGTCTCCGCCATCTACAGGGGCAAGCAGCACCGCATGACCGGCCACGTCATCTATGACTTCTTCATGGGCGCCGAGCTTAACCCTCGCATGTTTGGCATCCTCGACTTCAAGATGTTCTTCGAGGTTCGCATGCCCTGGTACTTCTTGCTCATACTGAGTTtgggtgccgccgctcgacAGTATGAGCGCTACGGCTACGTTTCTGGCGAGGTCTGGTTCCTCGTCATGGCCCACTACCTGTATGCCAATGCCTGCGCCAAGGGTGAGGAGCTCATAATCACCACCTG GGACATGTACTACGAGAAGTGGGGTTTCATGCTCATCTTCTGGAATCTGGCTGGCGTTCCCCTGTCGTACTGCCACTGCACCATCTACCTTgccaaccaccacccatccGAGTACCACTGGAACCGATTCGCGTTGGCTCTCATTTTTGCTGCCTACCTCTTCTGGTACTGGGTCTGGGACAGCTGCAACAGCCAGAAGAACCGCTTCCGCGCCATGGAGAAGGGCAAGCTCGTCTTCCGCAAGAGCTTCCCTCAGGTCCCCTGGCAGACTCTGCACAACCCCAAGACGATCGAGACGCCACAGGGCACCAttctcgtcgacggctggTACGGTCTGGCCCGCAAGATCCACTACACGGCTGACACGTGGTTCGCCATCTCGTGGGGCCTGATTACCGGTTTTAA GAGCCCTTTCCCATGGTTCTACCCGCTCTTTTTCGTTTGCATGATTGCTCACCGAGCGAGCCGCGACATCACCCGCTGCCGTACCAAGTACGGCGAAGCCTGGCGCGAATACGAGCGGCGCGTCCCCTACCTGTTCATCCCC TACGTCATCTAA
- the ERG4 gene encoding Delta(24(24(1)))-sterol reductase (EggNog:ENOG503NUCD~COG:I~COG:T~TransMembrane:8 (i121-143o186-207i228-247o253-277i310-330o336-354i375-399o411-427i)) — MIETPTTSRRSSRRQSSFPPDVSDQDNDSSSAAETSIRSRSIRRRTTAKFSEHLDEEDEEQQEPVKPPPATNGHIEVTRGENGSAKEKSQVKAGVSVDPNVVDGWRPGQDPKKDYSGEFEFGGSLGTAFLMFFFPVLMWYMWIGATYYDGKFPTRTPGQTWPQFAAHLVHLVYTGAFPHVKAWAWYWSYLIFQGACYCLLPGVWGWGKPLPHANGKQLKYYCNAYVSLYFTLAILAVLHFTGIWKLYSALDEFGPLLSVAILSGFLVSIVAYVSAIYRGKQHRMTGHVIYDFFMGAELNPRMFGILDFKMFFEVRMPWYFLLILSLGAAARQYERYGYVSGEVWFLVMAHYLYANACAKGEELIITTWDMYYEKWGFMLIFWNLAGVPLSYCHCTIYLANHHPSEYHWNRFALALIFAAYLFWYWVWDSCNSQKNRFRAMEKGKLVFRKSFPQVPWQTLHNPKTIETPQGTILVDGWYGLARKIHYTADTWFAISWGLITGFKSPFPWFYPLFFVCMIAHRASRDITRCRTKYGEAWREYERRVPYLFIPYVI, encoded by the exons ATGATCGAGACTCCGACTACGTCGCGACGCTCGTCGCGTCGCCAATCCTCCTTCCCGCCCGACGTCTCTGACCAGGACAACGactccagctcggccgccgagACGTCCATCCGCTCGCGATCGATCCGTCGGCGCACCACGGCCAAGTTTTccgagcacctcgacgaggaggacgaggagcagcaggagcctgtgaagccgccgcccgccaccaacGGCCACATCGAGGTGACTCGGGGAGAGAATGGCTCAGCCAAGGAAAAGTCACAAGTCAAGGCTGGCGTATCCGTCGACCCCAACGTGGTCgacggctggcggccgggACAGGACCCCAAAAAGGACTACTCTGGCGAGTTCGAGTTCGGCGGCTCCCTGGGCACCGCGTTCCTCATGTTCTTTTTCCCCGTCCTCATGTGGTATATGTGGATCGGCGCTACCTACTACGACGGCAAGTTCCCCACGCGAACGCCTGGCCAGACCTGGCCGCAGTTCGCTGCCCATCTCGTCCACCTCGTCTACACCGGCGCGTTCCCCCACGTCAAGGCCTGGGCCTGGTACTGGTCTTATCTCATCTTCCAGGGTGCCTGCTACTGCCTCCTGCCCGGCGTCTGGGGCTGGGGCAAGCCTCTGCCGCATGCGAACGGCAAGCAGCTCAAATACTACTGCAATGCCTACGTCAGTCTCTACTTCACTCTCGCCATCCTTGCCGTCCTGCACTTCACCGGCATCTGGAAGCTGTACAGTGCCCTTGACGAGTTCGGCCCTCTTTTGTCCGTTGCCATCCTGAGCGGCTTCCtcgtcagcatcgtcgcctaTGTCTCCGCCATCTACAGGGGCAAGCAGCACCGCATGACCGGCCACGTCATCTATGACTTCTTCATGGGCGCCGAGCTTAACCCTCGCATGTTTGGCATCCTCGACTTCAAGATGTTCTTCGAGGTTCGCATGCCCTGGTACTTCTTGCTCATACTGAGTTtgggtgccgccgctcgacAGTATGAGCGCTACGGCTACGTTTCTGGCGAGGTCTGGTTCCTCGTCATGGCCCACTACCTGTATGCCAATGCCTGCGCCAAGGGTGAGGAGCTCATAATCACCACCTG GGACATGTACTACGAGAAGTGGGGTTTCATGCTCATCTTCTGGAATCTGGCTGGCGTTCCCCTGTCGTACTGCCACTGCACCATCTACCTTgccaaccaccacccatccGAGTACCACTGGAACCGATTCGCGTTGGCTCTCATTTTTGCTGCCTACCTCTTCTGGTACTGGGTCTGGGACAGCTGCAACAGCCAGAAGAACCGCTTCCGCGCCATGGAGAAGGGCAAGCTCGTCTTCCGCAAGAGCTTCCCTCAGGTCCCCTGGCAGACTCTGCACAACCCCAAGACGATCGAGACGCCACAGGGCACCAttctcgtcgacggctggTACGGTCTGGCCCGCAAGATCCACTACACGGCTGACACGTGGTTCGCCATCTCGTGGGGCCTGATTACCGGTTTTAA GAGCCCTTTCCCATGGTTCTACCCGCTCTTTTTCGTTTGCATGATTGCTCACCGAGCGAGCCGCGACATCACCCGCTGCCGTACCAAGTACGGCGAAGCCTGGCGCGAATACGAGCGGCGCGTCCCCTACCTGTTCATCCCC TACGTCATCTAA